A region from the Chloroflexota bacterium genome encodes:
- a CDS encoding 2-oxo acid dehydrogenase subunit E2, protein MPTNIIMPALEMAQDTGKILRWLKREGDAVTKGEPIMEIETDKVTVEIEATATGTLANVTAREGDVIPVGQTIALIVDSVETLRATSLPVSPVARKIAEDHGVDLARVKPGGGRVEKADVLAYLALTPSPSPVRKIGEQVRGAKIPASPQARRLASERNVDLATLRGSGPDGAIIASDVPTAPTSNVQRETSNFQLPTSNLHAKRPISTIWRVMAERMTTNWTTVPHFYVVREVDARALVELRGRIASLVEKRVGVKPTYTDLLVKLIAHTLRDHPRVNASWVDGNIKLNDEINIGIATAIEDGLIVPVVHRADTLTMGDIATRRKDMVARAGAGKLKPADIAGGTFTLTNLGMYNVDAFNAIINAPQAAILAVGRIAERVVAVKGQAVVRPMMTLTLSCDHRVVDGARAAQFLDALANLIEEPWALLA, encoded by the coding sequence ATGCCCACAAACATCATCATGCCCGCGCTCGAAATGGCGCAGGATACCGGAAAAATTTTACGCTGGCTCAAGCGCGAAGGCGACGCAGTGACAAAAGGCGAGCCGATCATGGAGATTGAGACGGACAAAGTTACCGTCGAGATCGAAGCGACTGCGACCGGCACGCTCGCGAATGTTACCGCGCGCGAAGGCGATGTGATCCCGGTTGGGCAAACGATCGCGCTGATCGTTGATTCGGTAGAGACGTTGCGTGCAACGTCTCTACCGGTGTCACCGGTCGCGCGTAAAATCGCGGAGGATCACGGCGTTGACCTCGCGCGTGTGAAACCGGGCGGCGGGCGCGTTGAGAAAGCGGATGTGCTGGCGTATCTTGCTCTCACCCCCAGCCCCTCTCCCGTTCGCAAAATCGGCGAACAGGTGAGGGGAGCAAAAATTCCCGCGTCTCCCCAAGCGCGTCGCCTGGCGAGCGAGCGAAATGTTGATCTCGCAACCCTGCGCGGCTCTGGTCCCGACGGCGCAATTATCGCGTCAGATGTTCCTACTGCTCCAACGTCCAACGTCCAACGTGAAACGTCCAATTTCCAACTTCCAACCTCTAACCTCCACGCGAAGCGTCCCATTTCCACTATCTGGCGCGTGATGGCGGAACGGATGACGACGAACTGGACGACTGTGCCGCACTTTTACGTTGTGCGCGAGGTGGACGCGCGCGCGCTCGTCGAATTGCGCGGACGTATCGCATCACTCGTCGAGAAACGCGTCGGCGTCAAACCGACGTACACCGATCTGCTCGTCAAGCTCATCGCACACACATTGCGCGATCATCCGCGCGTCAACGCAAGCTGGGTTGATGGAAACATCAAACTCAACGACGAGATCAACATCGGCATCGCGACCGCAATTGAAGACGGCTTGATCGTGCCGGTTGTGCACCGCGCGGACACGTTGACGATGGGCGACATCGCGACGCGTCGCAAGGACATGGTTGCACGCGCGGGCGCGGGCAAACTGAAACCGGCGGATATTGCCGGCGGTACGTTCACGCTGACGAACCTGGGAATGTACAACGTGGACGCGTTCAACGCAATCATCAACGCGCCGCAAGCCGCGATCCTTGCCGTCGGTCGCATCGCCGAGCGTGTGGTTGCGGTGAAGGGACAAGCCGTCGTGCGCCCGATGATGACCCTGACGTTATCGTGCGATCATCGCGTCGTGGACGGCGCGCGCGCGGCGCAATTCCTCGATGCGCTCGCCAATCTGATCGAAGAACCCTGGGCGCTCCTCGCGTAA
- a CDS encoding fumarylacetoacetate hydrolase family protein has translation MKLVTFTQGHAPRLGAQMGEFVLDLNRAQPSLPTDMLAFLDAGEAAMALTRETVERADAKFRLPQSDVTLLAPIPRPGKIICVGHNYHGHTGATPPTYPDIFAKFNNVVLAPGQPILLPRIANQVDYEGELAVVIGARARNLPEDRALDVVAGYTIFNDVSARDFQKRQSQWTMGKTFDTFGPLGPALVTRDEIAHIGALDLSLWVNGELRQHANTRDLIFSVPFLVAYLSSVMTLEPGDLISTGTPSGTGASHTPPIILRAGDVVKIAIEHIGVLENPVAAEIA, from the coding sequence ATGAAACTAGTCACATTTACCCAAGGTCACGCGCCGCGCCTCGGCGCGCAGATGGGCGAATTCGTGCTCGACCTGAATCGCGCGCAACCCAGTTTGCCAACCGACATGCTCGCGTTCCTCGACGCGGGCGAAGCGGCGATGGCGCTCACCCGCGAAACGGTCGAGCGCGCCGACGCGAAATTCCGGTTGCCCCAATCGGACGTAACCTTGCTTGCGCCTATCCCGCGCCCCGGCAAAATCATCTGCGTCGGGCACAATTATCACGGTCACACCGGCGCGACGCCGCCAACGTATCCGGATATTTTTGCGAAATTCAACAACGTCGTGCTTGCGCCGGGTCAACCGATCTTGCTCCCACGCATCGCGAATCAAGTGGACTATGAAGGCGAACTCGCGGTCGTGATCGGCGCACGCGCGCGTAACTTGCCGGAAGATCGCGCGCTCGATGTCGTCGCCGGGTACACGATTTTCAACGATGTAAGCGCGCGCGATTTTCAAAAGCGCCAATCGCAGTGGACGATGGGCAAAACATTCGATACGTTCGGTCCGCTGGGACCCGCGCTCGTCACGCGCGATGAGATCGCGCACATCGGCGCTCTCGATTTGTCGTTGTGGGTGAACGGCGAATTGCGCCAACATGCCAACACGCGCGATCTGATTTTCTCCGTGCCGTTTCTCGTTGCATATCTCAGTTCGGTGATGACGCTCGAACCAGGCGACCTCATTTCAACCGGCACGCCGAGCGGCACCGGCGCATCGCACACGCCGCCGATAATTTTGCGCGCGGGCGATGTCGTGAAAATCGCGATTGAACACATCGGCGTTCTGGAAAATCCGGTCGCGGCAGAAATCGCGTAA
- a CDS encoding Hpt domain-containing protein, with protein sequence MWDDATLDLATIETLRALQPEGMGDIIGELLDMFRKTAPPLLQQLRVAAERGDSEALYKTAHSLKGTSAALGAAALAAQAKEIEMMGRMRNLQDVTTQVALVEQEYARALDALEQQLVK encoded by the coding sequence ATGTGGGATGATGCAACGCTCGATTTAGCAACGATTGAAACATTGCGCGCGCTCCAACCGGAGGGCATGGGCGATATTATCGGCGAACTGCTCGACATGTTTCGCAAGACTGCGCCGCCGTTGCTCCAACAGTTGCGCGTGGCTGCCGAACGCGGCGACAGCGAGGCGTTGTACAAAACCGCGCACAGTCTCAAGGGCACCAGCGCGGCGCTTGGCGCGGCGGCGTTGGCGGCGCAGGCGAAAGAAATCGAAATGATGGGGCGCATGAGAAACCTGCAGGATGTGACGACCCAGGTCGCGCTCGTCGAACAAGAGTACGCTCGCGCGCTCGATGCTCTGGAGCAACAACTGGTCAAGTAG
- a CDS encoding response regulator — protein sequence MNWQFSIYAVLALLATVVAVGLAVLAARRRSSRGLPAFLGFMLGVAIWSLGYALELASADLAVQVFWAKVEYIGIVTVPLGWFIFVAQYANHRQSLARRVRWSLASVPFAILVLVWTNEAHHLIWSQTTQVALGDIQILAVSYGAAFWLNVAYAYLLLLIASVRLLRLSARTRNVYRAQARALFLVALVPWLANALYLFRWTPLANLDLTPFAFTLAGLIFGFGVLRFRLFDLVPLAHDAVIESMSDAVMVLDNAGRIVEVNPAAQQLLDWEMDIIGLPAVQVLGECSDIVERYRGVEKASAEIAMKQKKTTRLLELQMSPLGNRQGKTIGRLVTLRDITARKQAEAAQRASESKHRALLEAMPDLILTLSKDGVCLDYRAANPEAFLIPPQRFHNHNLDEVMPRQVGKAVQERIDAALRTGEMQFVEFPLTTSGRTRHYEIRMNVSGADQVLAVMRDITPRHEQEAQLERRLRETTLLNRVISAATTAHDPAWVLQVACDELAHGLDVPQVRAALMNDAQTRLTFVAEHRPADAPSACGKTIPAAGNPSTEYIRAYRQPLAVLDVNTDPRIDVSRELLRRLNVASILIAPLLVRDRMIGSLALDTYEPHEFTAEEIALVQSVAGAVSQMLDNARLFAAAERELEQRKRVEAELKASEERFRAMINQAEDIIYRTDARGHFTFYNPVTSKVLGYGETELLGWHYLDLIHPRFRRTAQRFYRQQLVARTPLTYLEFPALCKDGRELWLGQKVQLLIEGARITGFQAVARDMTEGKEHEQALARARDQAMEASRLKSEFLATMSHEIRTPMNSIIGMSEMLLDDTLTPNQRELAGILHESAGALLTIINDILDFSKIEAGRLVLDRAPFDLFNTVEGSVELLASKARAKNLSLMAFVSPAIPRHLLGDPGRLRQILVNLIGNAVKFTEQGEVAVRVELQEQREQDVLLRFVVSDTGIGIPDAAQRLLFQPFTQADGSTTRRYGGTGLGLAISKRLVELMGGEIGVESEEGKGTQFWFTARLERGEPVAPRQVDLRGLRVLIADDLKSHRDILAHYLASWEMRAAAAGNGVEALAALRQATAAREPFHVAIVDMRMPDMDGWQLAARVQGDAALTTTRLILLTAFDERGIGAKALQSGFAAYLTKPVRQSNLFDALAHAVEARHDPQPVSPDIKTAAPACSPRILVAEDNPINQRVAILQLGKLGYAAQTVESGGEAIRAVVADPDAYTLVLMDCQMPEMDGFEATRVIRKAELTSGRHLPIIAMTANAMEGDRERCLAAGMDDYISKPVKLENLENVIKKWSTDD from the coding sequence ATGAATTGGCAATTTTCGATCTATGCAGTGCTCGCGCTACTCGCGACCGTGGTCGCCGTAGGGCTTGCCGTACTCGCCGCGCGACGTCGTTCGTCGCGCGGCTTGCCGGCATTTCTCGGCTTTATGCTCGGCGTCGCGATTTGGTCGCTCGGTTACGCGCTCGAACTCGCCAGCGCGGATCTTGCTGTTCAGGTGTTTTGGGCAAAAGTCGAGTACATCGGTATCGTCACCGTGCCGCTCGGCTGGTTCATTTTCGTTGCGCAGTATGCCAATCATCGCCAGTCTCTCGCGCGGCGCGTTAGATGGTCGCTCGCCAGCGTGCCATTCGCAATTCTGGTGTTGGTTTGGACGAACGAAGCGCATCACCTCATTTGGAGTCAAACGACCCAGGTTGCTCTGGGAGACATTCAGATTCTCGCGGTGAGTTATGGTGCGGCGTTCTGGCTCAACGTCGCGTATGCGTACTTGCTCTTGTTGATCGCGAGCGTTCGCCTCCTTCGTCTGTCGGCGCGCACGCGCAATGTGTACCGCGCGCAAGCGCGTGCATTGTTCCTCGTCGCGCTCGTGCCGTGGCTTGCCAACGCGCTGTACCTGTTCAGATGGACGCCGCTCGCGAACCTGGATTTAACGCCGTTCGCGTTTACGCTCGCCGGGTTGATCTTTGGGTTCGGCGTCTTGCGATTTCGGCTATTCGACCTGGTGCCCCTCGCGCATGATGCCGTGATTGAAAGCATGAGCGATGCAGTGATGGTGCTGGATAACGCCGGGCGAATCGTCGAGGTCAATCCTGCCGCGCAACAATTGCTCGACTGGGAGATGGACATCATCGGTTTGCCTGCCGTCCAAGTTCTTGGGGAGTGTTCCGATATCGTCGAGCGTTATCGCGGCGTGGAAAAAGCCAGCGCCGAAATCGCGATGAAACAAAAGAAAACGACGCGGCTTTTAGAGTTGCAGATGTCGCCACTTGGCAATCGGCAGGGCAAAACGATCGGACGACTCGTCACTTTGCGCGACATCACCGCGCGCAAACAAGCCGAAGCGGCGCAGCGCGCGAGCGAGAGCAAGCACCGCGCGCTGCTCGAAGCGATGCCCGATTTGATTCTCACCTTGAGCAAAGACGGAGTTTGTCTCGATTATCGCGCGGCAAATCCGGAAGCATTTCTGATCCCGCCGCAACGATTTCACAACCACAACCTGGATGAGGTGATGCCGCGCCAAGTCGGCAAAGCGGTGCAAGAGCGCATTGACGCGGCATTGCGCACCGGCGAAATGCAGTTCGTCGAATTTCCCTTGACCACCAGCGGGCGCACGCGCCATTATGAAATCCGCATGAATGTGAGCGGCGCTGATCAGGTTCTCGCCGTCATGCGCGATATTACGCCGCGCCACGAACAAGAAGCGCAACTCGAACGCCGGTTGCGCGAAACGACGTTGCTCAACCGCGTGATCTCCGCGGCGACGACCGCGCACGACCCGGCATGGGTGTTGCAAGTCGCCTGCGACGAACTGGCGCACGGTTTGGATGTGCCGCAAGTGCGCGCCGCGTTGATGAACGACGCGCAGACCAGGTTGACGTTCGTCGCCGAACATCGTCCCGCCGACGCGCCTTCTGCGTGCGGCAAGACGATTCCCGCGGCGGGCAATCCAAGCACCGAGTACATCCGCGCGTATCGTCAGCCGTTGGCGGTTTTAGATGTGAACACCGATCCGCGGATTGACGTCTCGCGCGAGTTGTTGCGCCGATTGAACGTTGCTTCGATTTTGATCGCGCCATTGTTGGTGCGCGATCGGATGATCGGTTCGTTGGCGTTAGATACCTACGAGCCGCACGAATTCACCGCCGAGGAAATTGCGCTCGTGCAGAGCGTTGCCGGCGCGGTGAGCCAGATGCTCGACAACGCGCGCTTGTTCGCCGCGGCGGAACGCGAGTTGGAGCAACGCAAGCGCGTCGAAGCGGAACTCAAGGCAAGCGAAGAACGTTTCCGCGCGATGATCAACCAAGCCGAAGATATTATTTATCGCACCGATGCGCGCGGTCACTTTACGTTCTACAATCCCGTGACGAGCAAGGTCTTGGGTTATGGCGAAACCGAATTGCTCGGCTGGCATTATCTGGATTTGATTCACCCGCGTTTTCGCCGCACGGCGCAACGCTTTTATCGCCAACAACTGGTCGCGCGCACGCCGCTCACGTATCTCGAATTTCCGGCGCTCTGCAAAGATGGTCGCGAGTTGTGGCTCGGTCAAAAAGTCCAGTTGCTGATCGAAGGCGCGCGGATCACCGGCTTTCAAGCGGTGGCGCGCGATATGACCGAAGGCAAAGAGCATGAGCAGGCGCTCGCGCGCGCGCGCGATCAAGCGATGGAAGCGTCGCGGCTCAAGTCTGAATTTCTCGCGACGATGAGCCACGAAATTCGCACGCCGATGAACAGCATCATCGGCATGAGCGAAATGTTGCTGGACGACACGCTCACGCCGAACCAGCGCGAACTCGCGGGCATCCTTCACGAATCCGCCGGCGCGTTACTCACGATCATCAACGACATTCTCGATTTTTCCAAGATCGAAGCGGGACGCTTGGTGTTGGACCGCGCGCCGTTCGATTTGTTCAACACGGTCGAAGGGAGCGTGGAATTGCTCGCGTCCAAGGCGCGCGCCAAGAACTTGAGTTTGATGGCGTTCGTGTCGCCGGCGATTCCGCGTCACCTGCTCGGCGACCCAGGACGACTGCGCCAAATCCTCGTCAACCTGATCGGCAACGCGGTGAAATTCACTGAGCAAGGCGAAGTTGCCGTGCGCGTCGAATTGCAAGAGCAACGCGAACAGGATGTGCTGTTGCGCTTTGTCGTCAGCGACACCGGCATCGGCATCCCCGACGCCGCGCAGCGTCTTTTGTTCCAACCGTTCACGCAAGCCGACGGTTCGACGACGCGCCGGTACGGCGGGACCGGGCTGGGGCTTGCGATCTCCAAACGCTTGGTCGAATTGATGGGCGGCGAAATCGGCGTGGAGAGTGAGGAAGGCAAGGGCACGCAGTTTTGGTTCACCGCGCGTTTGGAGCGCGGAGAGCCGGTCGCGCCGCGCCAGGTAGATTTGCGCGGTTTGCGCGTGTTGATTGCAGACGACCTCAAGAGTCATCGCGATATTCTCGCGCACTATCTCGCGTCCTGGGAGATGCGCGCGGCGGCGGCGGGGAACGGCGTAGAGGCGCTTGCCGCGTTGCGTCAAGCCACCGCCGCGCGCGAGCCGTTCCACGTAGCCATCGTGGATATGCGGATGCCGGATATGGATGGCTGGCAACTCGCGGCGCGCGTGCAGGGCGATGCGGCGCTGACGACCACGCGATTGATCTTGCTCACCGCGTTCGACGAACGCGGCATCGGCGCAAAGGCGCTCCAGTCCGGGTTCGCCGCATATCTCACCAAGCCGGTGCGCCAATCGAATTTGTTCGATGCGCTCGCGCACGCGGTCGAGGCGCGCCACGACCCGCAACCCGTGTCGCCGGACATCAAGACCGCTGCGCCCGCGTGTTCGCCGCGGATTCTGGTCGCGGAAGATAATCCGATCAATCAGCGCGTCGCGATTCTACAACTGGGGAAACTGGGTTACGCCGCGCAAACAGTGGAGAGCGGCGGCGAAGCGATTCGCGCAGTCGTCGCCGACCCGGACGCGTACACGCTTGTGTTGATGGACTGCCAAATGCCGGAGATGGACGGATTCGAAGCGACACGCGTGATTCGCAAAGCGGAACTGACGAGCGGGCGGCATCTGCCGATCATCGCGATGACCGCCAACGCGATGGAAGGCGATCGCGAACGCTGTCTCGCCGCGGGGATGGACGATTATATCAGCAAGCCGGTCAAACTCGAAAATTTGGAAAACGTGATCAAGAAATGGTCAACCGATGATTAA
- a CDS encoding aminopeptidase P family protein, producing MAIKTYGTMAVDWEQRIDFERLRRERLGRAKKLLKESEMGALLCFDMNNVRYLTATHIGTWAQDKMNRFTLLPQDDEPILWDFGSAARHHQLYAPWLGEKRSRPGISLLRGAMSPEMGRAEDVAHKIWVELKERGLEKEPVGVDIAEVPVLFELQKKGLKVVDGQQLMSDARLIKTQDEIALITHAAAQVDAAYDELYRAMKPGMRENEAVGIVSKVLYDLGSEYVEAVNAISGERCNPHPHVFSDRMLRPGDPVYYDVLQSYMGYRTCYYRTFVIGYASRAMVDAYKRCRDYLDAAIELIRPGRTTGEVASVWPKATEFGFPNEEAAFALQYGHGVGLAIWEKPVISRLVSLDHPIALKPGMVFALETFWPSTDGWSAARIEEEIVVTETGHEIITRFPANDLMVAGHHYYTATGPLPTTRVHDPEPNEDVKKMVAAVRG from the coding sequence ATGGCAATCAAAACCTACGGCACGATGGCAGTAGACTGGGAACAGCGCATTGACTTTGAGCGATTGCGCCGGGAACGACTTGGGCGCGCCAAGAAACTTTTGAAGGAATCGGAGATGGGCGCGTTGCTTTGCTTCGACATGAACAACGTGCGCTATCTCACCGCGACGCACATCGGCACGTGGGCGCAGGACAAGATGAATCGCTTTACGTTGTTGCCGCAAGACGACGAGCCGATTCTCTGGGATTTCGGCTCGGCGGCGCGGCATCATCAACTCTACGCGCCCTGGCTCGGCGAGAAACGCTCGCGTCCCGGCATCTCACTTTTGCGCGGTGCCATGTCGCCGGAGATGGGACGCGCGGAAGATGTCGCGCACAAAATCTGGGTCGAGTTGAAAGAGCGCGGCTTGGAAAAAGAGCCGGTCGGCGTGGACATTGCCGAAGTGCCCGTGCTGTTTGAGTTGCAGAAAAAAGGTTTGAAGGTCGTGGACGGACAGCAACTCATGTCTGACGCACGGCTCATCAAGACCCAGGACGAGATCGCGCTCATCACACACGCCGCCGCGCAAGTGGACGCCGCGTATGACGAACTCTATCGCGCGATGAAACCGGGGATGCGCGAGAACGAAGCGGTCGGCATCGTTTCCAAAGTGTTGTACGATCTCGGCTCCGAGTACGTCGAAGCGGTGAACGCGATCTCCGGCGAACGCTGCAATCCGCACCCGCACGTTTTCTCGGATCGTATGTTGCGCCCCGGCGACCCGGTGTACTACGACGTTCTGCAATCGTACATGGGTTATCGCACGTGCTATTATCGCACGTTCGTTATCGGTTACGCCTCGCGCGCGATGGTGGACGCGTACAAACGTTGCCGCGATTATCTCGACGCGGCAATCGAACTGATTCGCCCTGGGCGCACGACCGGCGAAGTTGCGTCCGTGTGGCCTAAAGCCACCGAGTTTGGCTTCCCGAACGAAGAAGCCGCGTTCGCGTTGCAGTACGGTCATGGGGTCGGTCTCGCGATTTGGGAAAAGCCGGTCATCAGTCGCCTCGTCTCGCTCGATCATCCCATCGCGTTGAAACCGGGGATGGTGTTTGCGCTCGAAACGTTCTGGCCCTCGACCGATGGTTGGAGCGCGGCGCGCATCGAAGAAGAAATCGTCGTCACGGAAACCGGGCACGAAATCATCACGCGTTTTCCGGCAAACGATTTGATGGTCGCCGGGCATCACTATTACACCGCGACCGGTCCGCTGCCGACGACGCGCGTGCACGATCCAGAGCCGAACGAGGATGTGAAGAAAATGGTCGCGGCGGTCAGAGGTTAA
- a CDS encoding carboxypeptidase regulatory-like domain-containing protein: MSFVNSPAVQYTTDGKPRERLGCGSQVARVLTVVLMVLALALVAYPLLGTNLASRVARSDGAVRGVVVGAQEQPLAEAQVFLVAAPDVTVTTQADGRFALDALPSGAQVLIVVVNEIGQEYPVNILSGAITEVGVLAYLAPPDE; encoded by the coding sequence ATGTCTTTCGTGAATAGTCCGGCAGTTCAGTATACGACCGACGGCAAACCGCGCGAGCGGCTGGGTTGCGGCAGTCAGGTCGCGCGCGTCCTGACCGTGGTGTTGATGGTGCTCGCGCTTGCGCTCGTTGCGTACCCGTTGCTGGGCACGAATCTCGCGAGTCGCGTGGCGCGCAGTGACGGCGCGGTGCGCGGCGTCGTCGTGGGCGCGCAAGAGCAACCGTTGGCGGAAGCGCAAGTGTTTCTCGTCGCCGCGCCGGACGTAACGGTCACGACCCAAGCCGATGGTCGTTTCGCGTTGGATGCGCTCCCCAGCGGCGCGCAGGTGTTGATCGTCGTGGTGAACGAAATCGGGCAAGAATATCCGGTAAATATTCTTTCCGGCGCGATCACGGAAGTGGGCGTGCTCGCCTACCTCGCGCCGCCCGACGAATAA
- a CDS encoding response regulator, translating to MPRILAIDDSPIIHKIITAALTPLGYQVITAPDGEQGLAMVRSTSPELVITDVVMPGIDGYEVTRRLRRDPAFAYLPILVLTSQASLDEKIRAFEAGADDYVVKPFEPGELAARLAVLLRRGQVAQSAQSLGLKTDEQARLIAVHSLRGGVGCSSLAVNTAIALAGLWDGKTAMLDLVTTSGQDALMLDMPLRRTWADIAAIAPNELDWEALETIIGQHASGLHLIAAPTSPADSENITGEHIDAILKLLVPRYDYVVADLSHDFNAVALHALDSADLVLLVLAPDLASIRSASAAVETYTKLGYPADKIHVVLNWTFQRQGFARKDIEAALRLPIHLVLPFMPDQIVTAINRGAPLMHTHPDEPVAALIEDHAYRISKERHLTIPPAAPKLGWQRVKKRLAAAATPPR from the coding sequence ATGCCGCGCATCCTCGCGATTGACGACAGTCCAATCATTCACAAGATTATTACCGCCGCGTTGACCCCGCTCGGCTATCAAGTGATTACCGCGCCGGATGGCGAGCAGGGACTTGCAATGGTGCGGAGCACGTCCCCTGAACTCGTGATCACCGACGTGGTGATGCCGGGCATTGACGGGTACGAAGTCACCCGGCGGTTACGCCGCGATCCGGCGTTCGCGTATCTGCCGATTCTCGTGCTGACCAGCCAGGCGAGTCTCGACGAAAAGATTCGCGCGTTCGAAGCCGGCGCGGACGATTATGTCGTCAAGCCGTTCGAGCCGGGCGAACTCGCCGCGCGCTTGGCGGTATTGTTGCGGCGCGGTCAGGTCGCGCAGAGCGCGCAATCGCTCGGCTTGAAAACCGACGAACAGGCGCGTCTCATCGCGGTGCACAGTTTGCGCGGCGGGGTCGGTTGTTCCAGTCTTGCGGTCAACACCGCGATCGCGCTCGCCGGCTTGTGGGATGGCAAAACCGCCATGCTCGATTTGGTGACGACGAGCGGACAAGACGCGCTGATGCTCGATATGCCGTTGCGGCGCACGTGGGCGGACATTGCCGCGATTGCGCCGAATGAGCTCGACTGGGAAGCGCTCGAGACGATCATCGGTCAACACGCGAGTGGCTTGCACCTGATCGCCGCACCCACGTCGCCCGCCGATAGCGAGAACATCACCGGCGAGCACATCGACGCGATCTTGAAACTGCTCGTGCCGCGCTACGATTATGTCGTCGCCGACCTCAGTCACGATTTCAACGCGGTGGCGCTCCACGCGCTCGACAGCGCCGACCTGGTTCTGCTCGTCCTCGCGCCCGACCTTGCTTCGATTCGTTCCGCCTCCGCCGCCGTCGAGACGTACACCAAGCTAGGATACCCCGCCGATAAAATCCACGTCGTGTTGAATTGGACGTTTCAACGCCAAGGATTTGCGCGCAAAGATATCGAAGCCGCATTACGCCTGCCGATTCACCTCGTCTTGCCGTTTATGCCCGATCAAATTGTCACTGCGATCAATCGCGGCGCGCCCTTGATGCACACGCATCCGGATGAACCGGTCGCGGCGCTGATCGAAGATCACGCGTATCGCATCAGCAAAGAACGTCATCTCACCATTCCACCTGCCGCGCCGAAACTGGGTTGGCAGCGCGTCAAGAAACGTCTTGCCGCCGCCGCCACGCCGCCGCGCTAG
- a CDS encoding DUF1080 domain-containing protein produces the protein MKQDAGSQIGQSNVEVALLLVMVAVVSMLILPVVGVRLDGVFCQVVGVFSANAGKGCALAPSVIFSDDFSKDSAGWSFLNGKWRLCDGRLCAGPSGEFRALAKGSNAKDYTVSVDALLNKGSGYGLFFRASGDKKINGYSFQYEPGSGKGQFIMRKWVNGAQVYPPIATAKPPANYQWTNTPRHVDLTVKGNTFTAKIDGQTVLVGKDATYSSGQAGLRVWSSQASFDNFKVTAP, from the coding sequence ATGAAACAGGATGCTGGGTCGCAAATCGGACAATCGAACGTCGAAGTCGCCTTGCTTTTGGTGATGGTCGCGGTCGTGTCCATGCTCATTTTGCCGGTCGTCGGTGTTCGCCTCGATGGCGTTTTTTGTCAGGTGGTCGGCGTTTTCAGCGCGAATGCCGGCAAGGGTTGCGCGCTCGCGCCGAGCGTGATTTTCAGCGATGACTTTAGCAAGGATTCCGCCGGGTGGAGTTTCTTGAATGGCAAATGGCGGCTCTGTGATGGACGTTTGTGCGCGGGTCCGAGCGGTGAATTTCGCGCGCTGGCAAAGGGCAGCAATGCCAAGGATTACACGGTTTCGGTGGACGCGTTGCTCAACAAGGGGAGCGGTTATGGGCTGTTCTTTCGCGCGTCGGGCGATAAAAAAATCAACGGCTATTCGTTTCAGTATGAGCCGGGGTCTGGCAAGGGACAATTCATTATGCGAAAGTGGGTGAACGGCGCTCAAGTGTATCCCCCGATCGCGACGGCAAAGCCGCCGGCGAATTATCAGTGGACGAATACGCCACGGCACGTTGATCTAACGGTGAAAGGAAATACATTCACCGCCAAGATTGACGGGCAGACGGTGCTCGTCGGCAAAGACGCGACGTACTCGTCGGGTCAAGCCGGTCTGCGCGTGTGGTCGAGCCAAGCCAGTTTCGACAATTTCAAAGTGACCGCGCCGTAA